A region of Thermococcus barossii DNA encodes the following proteins:
- a CDS encoding SipW-dependent-type signal peptide-containing protein, giving the protein MRKLLLISLLVALFSLYVSQASFSYFSDTETITAELAAAIPPSSVTVLYENATLTFFCHVPCCHHCGGSGTSGLNDIMSRAKENPKSLEHAPQCFREVCNKAVLDGIYIKNDGRDVVLEGIIVRWWCGGKLNYLKIDNRTFESNSTSPAEVEVGVTLGGGYHSVELGFESIISPVFEITFIFDDHVEDIYFIPCVKFKWV; this is encoded by the coding sequence ATGAGGAAGCTCCTGCTCATATCCCTCCTCGTTGCCCTCTTTTCTCTCTACGTTTCCCAGGCGTCTTTTTCCTATTTCTCCGATACCGAGACTATAACCGCTGAACTGGCCGCCGCAATCCCGCCCTCCAGCGTCACCGTCCTGTACGAAAACGCCACCCTTACGTTCTTCTGCCACGTCCCCTGCTGCCATCACTGCGGAGGTTCAGGGACGTCCGGCTTGAATGATATCATGTCCAGGGCGAAGGAAAACCCGAAAAGCCTTGAGCACGCTCCCCAATGTTTTAGGGAAGTGTGCAACAAGGCTGTCCTCGACGGGATTTACATAAAAAACGATGGAAGGGACGTGGTTCTTGAGGGAATCATCGTGAGATGGTGGTGCGGCGGAAAGCTTAACTATCTGAAGATAGATAACAGAACGTTTGAGTCCAACTCCACATCCCCCGCGGAGGTTGAAGTTGGGGTGACGCTGGGGGGCGGGTACCACAGTGTTGAGCTTGGCTTTGAATCGATAATCTCTCCGGTCTTTGAAATAACCTTCATCTTCGATGACCACGTTGAGGACATATACTTTATACCCTGTGTCAAGTTCAAGTGGGTGTAG
- a CDS encoding COG1470 family protein: protein MKSIGGIWLISLIVGMSLSMAVSSKPVMAVSNDPYQAFWEILNREAELVVQFNETGNASLAVELIQNSFLGAENAANISALIWQSLDELKTSGIKTYYTAQELREMAQNISQNGLPEETVQALKSQGWTDEQIQALEDYIAQNADNINEDFNMTAFLEDFSLAFIDVAFKYNHYESWTLEKWKWSQPAEPPQATNNEMVNPILAKEWVEFYRAYLSGDYNNMKSKVYRLKGSMYKLLSNEKRNCTLTFLRDGNLVTQRGIIKGINHTTNGSLVFTTLVTSSKGKYIIWNVTTYYWPDALYAYELSSNILALVTAIESGNENDELVSILNQKVAELKDTMKVLIIENKVLKNPIRDDPIRPIEPIYPINPKLPAQPVSSLHTSGDGSVETNHIPTEILNEALNTEDNTGQLKITEVKVIVDKNLPGKVEYHVKVLFKAENNAVNNIRIDVEDRTTGDSDSGTLSFLNSGESYIWNSKKFTLTHNMEGELIVSGKVEITYTPSCGDVPLSKNHETLSTSPNCQERTITREYSSTINLESPVDWNKVRIRIEASKESVTAGESVTYRVVVENGNSVPLDDVEYSISIPFSPTNSRTYSDTVNVPANGEKTLLEQTVTYEDASTYVAHASIYWNGHSKTTSKSVTVTSGTLTITCVDISPATPTHGDTVSFDVSVRNPISRSRIVTVKLFIDGVEKSSKTITIGGGSSKEVTLTWAARAGEHDWRIEAWEDGKLEDSRSGTIRVISESDPCPEGEYWTAWLGVSPTEMVGEGKVHVKVMASYCSALPDVGGDTIDLLYLGGSVYLDGREIHSFDTNANGNYLLVGKTRVIDEFDWPVSVGNHNITLKIKNTGGLLDYIKTKTDSVSVRGLPLEYPLELTEISCGNLNFNFEASNYYTQGNYVSPLECTLKFRNIESARIYVKELSTEISVSPPNLEEVIQDHIAVPVNENVNPGEIIPIQIRGKALTTDRQMLLRVDRTTATLYLDYTIDGIINGVSKIVAKGVTQSTIGINVDTKTVWADYGYDTVTIFISFVKITKATKIAKITKTAGKLGGVLTFLDKFVNDIPNIPKNIVLEIISNV, encoded by the coding sequence ATGAAGAGTATAGGTGGAATCTGGTTAATATCCCTGATTGTGGGTATGAGTTTGAGCATGGCGGTTTCCAGCAAGCCAGTAATGGCAGTAAGCAACGACCCCTACCAGGCTTTTTGGGAGATTCTAAACAGGGAAGCAGAGCTTGTAGTCCAGTTTAACGAAACTGGTAACGCATCCCTCGCTGTGGAACTGATTCAAAACTCTTTCCTCGGAGCAGAGAATGCGGCAAACATTTCAGCCCTAATCTGGCAATCCCTAGACGAGTTAAAGACCTCGGGAATCAAAACCTATTACACCGCGCAGGAACTTCGCGAGATGGCTCAAAACATCAGTCAGAACGGCCTGCCGGAGGAAACGGTTCAAGCTTTGAAATCTCAGGGCTGGACCGACGAGCAAATCCAAGCATTGGAAGATTACATAGCACAGAACGCCGATAACATCAACGAGGACTTTAACATGACAGCATTCCTTGAGGATTTCTCGCTGGCATTCATCGACGTTGCCTTTAAGTACAACCATTACGAATCCTGGACGCTGGAGAAATGGAAGTGGAGTCAGCCTGCTGAACCTCCCCAGGCCACGAACAACGAGATGGTAAATCCAATCCTCGCCAAAGAGTGGGTTGAATTTTACAGGGCCTACTTGTCCGGAGATTATAATAACATGAAAAGCAAAGTTTACAGGCTGAAGGGTTCAATGTACAAATTACTGAGCAATGAGAAGAGGAATTGTACCTTGACTTTTCTCAGAGATGGAAACCTTGTAACTCAGAGAGGGATTATCAAGGGCATTAACCATACCACAAACGGTTCTTTGGTTTTCACGACCCTAGTCACATCCTCAAAAGGTAAGTACATAATTTGGAATGTTACCACATATTACTGGCCCGATGCTCTATACGCCTATGAGTTATCAAGCAACATTCTTGCCTTGGTAACTGCTATAGAGTCTGGGAACGAGAATGATGAGCTCGTGAGTATTTTGAATCAGAAGGTTGCCGAATTAAAGGATACCATGAAAGTCCTAATTATTGAAAACAAGGTCTTAAAAAATCCAATCAGGGATGACCCAATAAGACCCATAGAACCAATATACCCCATAAATCCAAAACTCCCCGCACAACCTGTATCCTCACTCCATACTTCTGGAGATGGTTCTGTAGAGACAAACCACATACCAACTGAAATTCTCAACGAAGCATTAAACACAGAGGACAACACTGGCCAGCTAAAGATTACGGAGGTTAAAGTCATCGTAGATAAGAACCTGCCCGGGAAGGTCGAGTATCACGTTAAGGTTTTGTTCAAGGCGGAGAACAATGCGGTGAACAACATCCGGATAGACGTAGAGGACCGTACAACCGGGGATTCTGACTCCGGAACACTCTCTTTCCTAAACTCCGGAGAGAGCTACATATGGAACAGTAAAAAGTTCACCCTTACACACAATATGGAGGGTGAACTCATCGTTAGCGGAAAGGTGGAAATCACCTATACTCCCTCCTGTGGCGATGTACCCCTCTCAAAGAATCACGAAACACTCTCCACCTCGCCGAACTGCCAGGAGAGGACTATAACGAGAGAATACTCCTCGACAATAAACCTTGAATCTCCAGTGGACTGGAACAAAGTTAGAATTAGAATAGAAGCTTCAAAGGAGAGCGTTACGGCGGGTGAAAGCGTGACTTACAGGGTTGTCGTGGAGAATGGGAATAGCGTGCCTTTGGATGATGTGGAGTACTCCATCAGTATTCCCTTCTCACCAACTAATTCAAGGACTTACTCTGATACCGTGAACGTTCCTGCAAACGGAGAAAAGACCCTGCTTGAGCAGACAGTAACCTACGAGGATGCCAGCACTTACGTTGCTCATGCGTCAATCTACTGGAACGGGCACTCTAAGACCACCAGCAAGAGCGTAACGGTGACTTCGGGAACTTTAACTATAACCTGCGTTGATATCTCACCGGCAACTCCAACGCATGGGGATACCGTGAGTTTTGACGTGAGTGTCAGGAATCCGATCTCCAGATCTAGGATTGTGACGGTAAAGCTTTTCATTGACGGTGTCGAAAAGTCAAGCAAAACAATCACAATCGGCGGAGGAAGCTCCAAGGAGGTCACACTGACGTGGGCGGCTCGGGCTGGAGAGCACGACTGGAGGATCGAGGCCTGGGAAGACGGGAAGCTGGAGGATTCAAGGAGCGGGACAATTCGTGTTATCTCAGAGAGTGATCCATGTCCTGAGGGAGAATACTGGACTGCATGGCTGGGGGTTAGTCCGACTGAGATGGTGGGAGAAGGCAAAGTGCATGTAAAGGTAATGGCATCATACTGCAGTGCTCTTCCGGATGTGGGTGGGGACACAATAGACTTGTTGTATCTTGGGGGAAGCGTGTACTTGGACGGCAGGGAAATACACTCATTTGACACGAATGCCAACGGAAATTACTTGTTAGTTGGTAAGACGAGGGTTATAGATGAGTTTGATTGGCCTGTAAGTGTGGGCAACCACAATATTACATTAAAAATCAAGAACACCGGCGGTCTCTTAGATTACATCAAAACCAAAACTGACAGTGTTAGCGTTAGAGGCCTGCCCTTGGAATATCCCTTAGAACTCACCGAAATCTCATGCGGTAATCTAAACTTTAACTTCGAAGCCAGCAACTACTACACTCAAGGAAACTATGTCTCGCCACTAGAGTGCACCCTTAAATTCAGAAATATTGAGAGTGCTCGGATATACGTCAAAGAACTAAGCACTGAAATTTCAGTTAGTCCACCGAATTTAGAAGAAGTAATTCAAGACCATATAGCAGTTCCAGTGAATGAGAACGTCAATCCAGGAGAGATCATTCCAATACAAATACGGGGCAAGGCACTAACGACCGACCGCCAAATGCTCCTCAGAGTTGATAGGACAACGGCAACGCTGTACTTGGACTACACGATAGATGGCATAATTAACGGAGTCAGCAAAATAGTAGCAAAAGGAGTGACACAAAGTACAATAGGAATTAATGTGGATACAAAAACAGTATGGGCAGATTATGGGTACGACACAGTAACTATTTTTATCAGTTTTGTCAAGATAACAAAAGCGACTAAGATTGCAAAGATAACGAAGACTGCAGGAAAGTTAGGAGGTGTGTTGACTTTCCTAGACAAATTTGTAAATGATATCCCAAACATACCTAAAAATATTGTACTCGAAATTATAAGCAATGTCTGA
- a CDS encoding acetyl ornithine aminotransferase family protein, whose protein sequence is MTSEYPKIVVKPPGPKASELIEREKRVISPGLGVKLFPVVPERGYGALIEDVDGNIFIDFLAGAAAASTGYAHPRLVKEVQEQVAKIQHSMIGYTYSKRAIEVAEKLAEKAPVEEPLILFGMSGSDAMDLTMQAARFATKRPWMIAFIGAYHGQTYGATSIAAFQSSQKRGLSPLIPGVVWVPYPNPYRNVWGINGYDEPDELINRFLDYLEGYIFAHVLPPDETAVLIAEPIQGDGGIVVPPENFFIELKRLLDEHGILLAMDEVQTGIGRTGKWFASEWFGVKPDLLAFGKGVASGMGLSGVIGRRDLLENLTSGSALLTPAANPVVSAAAHATLRIIEEENLLQNALRVGEFIQKRLREMQEEYDVIGDVRGRGLMIGAEIVKADGKPDPELTGKICWRAFELGLILPSYGMFGNVIRITPPLVITEELAERGLEIMEQALKDALAGKVTHRVVTWH, encoded by the coding sequence ATGACTTCTGAGTATCCCAAAATCGTTGTTAAGCCCCCGGGACCAAAGGCGAGTGAGCTAATCGAGAGGGAAAAACGGGTCATCTCACCCGGCCTTGGGGTCAAGCTCTTTCCAGTGGTTCCCGAGAGGGGCTACGGTGCGCTGATAGAGGACGTTGATGGGAATATCTTCATAGACTTCTTGGCGGGGGCGGCCGCCGCCTCGACCGGCTACGCCCACCCCAGACTCGTGAAGGAGGTTCAGGAACAGGTCGCGAAGATACAGCACTCGATGATAGGCTACACCTACAGCAAGAGGGCCATAGAAGTGGCGGAAAAGCTCGCGGAGAAAGCACCCGTGGAGGAGCCGCTGATACTCTTCGGCATGAGCGGAAGCGACGCGATGGATTTAACGATGCAGGCTGCCCGCTTTGCCACGAAGAGACCGTGGATGATAGCGTTCATCGGGGCCTACCACGGGCAGACCTACGGGGCAACCTCGATAGCGGCCTTCCAGAGCTCCCAGAAGCGCGGACTGTCCCCCCTGATTCCGGGCGTTGTTTGGGTCCCGTATCCTAACCCGTACAGAAACGTGTGGGGAATAAACGGCTACGACGAGCCGGACGAGCTGATAAACCGTTTCCTCGACTACCTTGAGGGTTATATCTTTGCCCATGTGCTCCCGCCCGATGAGACGGCCGTCCTCATAGCCGAACCCATCCAGGGTGACGGTGGAATAGTCGTTCCGCCGGAAAACTTCTTCATCGAACTCAAAAGACTGCTCGACGAGCATGGAATACTCCTGGCAATGGACGAGGTGCAGACCGGGATTGGAAGAACCGGGAAGTGGTTCGCGAGCGAGTGGTTCGGGGTGAAACCGGACCTCCTGGCCTTTGGAAAGGGCGTCGCCAGCGGCATGGGGCTGAGCGGCGTTATAGGGAGGAGAGACCTCCTGGAGAACCTCACGAGCGGCTCCGCACTTCTAACCCCCGCCGCGAATCCCGTGGTCTCGGCCGCCGCCCACGCGACGCTGAGAATAATCGAGGAGGAGAACCTTCTCCAAAACGCCCTGCGCGTAGGGGAGTTCATCCAGAAACGCCTGAGGGAGATGCAGGAGGAGTACGATGTAATCGGAGACGTCCGCGGAAGGGGTCTCATGATAGGGGCGGAGATAGTCAAAGCGGACGGAAAGCCCGACCCGGAGCTGACCGGGAAGATATGCTGGCGCGCCTTTGAGCTCGGGCTCATACTGCCCAGCTACGGCATGTTCGGAAACGTTATCAGGATAACGCCACCCCTCGTGATAACCGAGGAGCTTGCAGAGAGGGGACTGGAGATAATGGAGCAGGCTTTGAAGGACGCCCTTGCCGGGAAAGTTACCCACAGGGTTGTGACGTGGCACTGA
- a CDS encoding SipW-dependent-type signal peptide-containing protein, which produces MRSTAVAFLLIGLLVSGIGYGTWAVYHDEETSSGNYVQAGTFDLYLTDTGESADAQWVLMNAYPGSNVQEEGDIRIYNNGSIEADHVEIAFKLRCYEDNDGNISNGQVAGPESDTNLTGIGDWLKEILVLSMTYSESPSNSNPTLDLVYIDLNGYHYDSSYLTDVDGDGYITLYDLSKQVIDDLYAPPALNGAAPDNAHYTTFQMKLQVREMGHPQNYWQGDVCELIVYVGLAQDESQDVLEPKGFEMVLP; this is translated from the coding sequence ATGCGGAGTACTGCAGTGGCCTTCCTCCTCATCGGCCTGCTGGTTTCAGGGATAGGCTACGGTACGTGGGCCGTCTATCACGACGAGGAGACCAGCAGCGGGAACTACGTTCAGGCTGGGACTTTTGACCTGTACCTCACCGATACAGGCGAGAGTGCGGACGCTCAGTGGGTACTGATGAACGCGTACCCTGGAAGCAATGTCCAGGAAGAGGGTGACATCAGGATATACAACAACGGAAGTATTGAGGCAGATCACGTTGAGATTGCGTTTAAACTGCGTTGCTACGAGGACAACGATGGCAACATCTCCAACGGCCAAGTGGCCGGGCCTGAGTCGGACACAAATCTGACGGGAATCGGTGACTGGCTCAAGGAGATACTCGTGCTTTCAATGACCTACAGTGAAAGCCCCTCAAACTCCAATCCAACCCTCGATCTGGTATACATAGACCTTAACGGGTATCATTATGACAGCAGTTACCTCACGGATGTTGACGGAGATGGCTACATAACCCTGTACGACCTCTCAAAGCAGGTCATCGACGATCTTTACGCACCACCTGCCCTCAACGGAGCGGCGCCGGATAATGCTCACTACACGACGTTCCAGATGAAGCTGCAGGTTAGAGAAATGGGTCATCCCCAGAACTACTGGCAGGGAGACGTCTGTGAGCTCATAGTGTACGTTGGCCTGGCGCAGGACGAAAGCCAGGATGTACTGGAGCCAAAGGGCTTCGAGATGGTACTGCCCTGA
- a CDS encoding TasA family protein, producing the protein MKMLASLVLVGIVLFGIGAGTWAYFDDTETSNGNYIAAGTLDLVVAGENPLSSNVEYSDYVYPGWSDSTYFPVENAGTIDGKLYLDVSYTDSPGETPEPEPTPDNGELSQYLYVKIYYSDDTTFDAGEIVWEGYVSEWSGEIELGDLPAGATKYIKVEASIDGSVGNEIQGDSLTVDVTFTLEQNT; encoded by the coding sequence ATGAAGATGTTGGCAAGTTTGGTTTTGGTAGGGATTGTTCTGTTCGGTATTGGAGCAGGGACCTGGGCGTACTTCGACGACACCGAGACCAGCAACGGGAACTACATTGCCGCTGGAACCCTCGATTTGGTGGTCGCCGGTGAAAACCCACTATCATCTAACGTCGAATACAGTGACTACGTATATCCCGGCTGGTCAGACAGCACGTACTTCCCTGTAGAGAATGCGGGGACTATAGACGGAAAGCTATACCTTGACGTCAGTTACACTGATTCGCCTGGAGAGACTCCAGAGCCCGAACCCACCCCAGATAACGGAGAACTTTCACAGTACCTTTACGTCAAGATATACTACAGCGATGACACTACCTTTGATGCAGGAGAAATAGTATGGGAAGGTTATGTCAGTGAGTGGTCAGGAGAAATAGAGCTTGGAGACCTTCCTGCCGGAGCGACAAAGTACATCAAGGTTGAGGCTTCGATAGACGGCAGCGTTGGGAACGAAATCCAGGGAGACAGCCTTACCGTTGACGTTACATTCACTCTGGAGCAGAACACCTGA
- a CDS encoding winged helix-turn-helix domain-containing protein gives MRRSKVEIIADILRSTNGTGATKTQIVYRANLNFKLATGYIRYLLKKGYLVEVVENNRRVYKATDKGQAFLREFFTITRELEDIFSMEKAF, from the coding sequence ATGCGGCGGTCAAAGGTTGAGATAATAGCCGATATCCTCCGTTCGACGAACGGAACCGGTGCAACCAAGACCCAGATCGTCTATAGGGCCAACCTGAACTTCAAGCTTGCCACGGGATACATCCGGTATCTTTTAAAGAAGGGATACCTCGTTGAGGTTGTTGAGAACAACAGGCGGGTTTACAAAGCCACGGACAAGGGACAGGCCTTTCTCAGAGAGTTCTTCACCATAACCCGTGAGCTGGAGGACATTTTCAGTATGGAAAAGGCATTTTAG
- a CDS encoding alanine/glycine:cation symporter family protein, with protein MSAIVDFINWLDGEVWGIPMIVLLLGTGILLTAFLKVIQFRRLGWSIRFTLFEGRKKTGEGDITPFQALMATISGTVGIGNIAGVATAIHFGGPGALFWMWVTALVGMATRYSEGLLGVAFRDTLPDGTMIGGTFNFLEKGFAMENIPKTGKYIAAIFTLLFAVFVGYDATKLAGATQIGAIIVAVLFGILGLFLLKDDAYPTLGKVLAILFALFASIAAFGIGNMTQSNSVADAMKTAFNIPMWATGLILAVLTFIVIIGGIKRIGEVAEMLVPFMAIVYFLFAIGVWIKFAGKLPAAFATIFEDAFTGKAVAGGAIGQVILWGVKRGLFSNEAGLGTATLAHAAAKTDHPSRQAHVAMLGPFIDTLIICTLTGVSIVVTEAYLNPELNGAPLTQAAFAAAFGHAGEIMVAIGIVLFAYSTILAWSFYGRQNVMYLAKWLEQDPEKFAKLYPKLHLIYNLLFVIFIYVGSVTKLETVWNFSDMMNGLMAIPNLIGLLVLSWYVKKKTDEFISANP; from the coding sequence ATGAGCGCCATTGTGGACTTTATAAACTGGCTCGACGGGGAAGTCTGGGGCATACCCATGATAGTGTTGCTGCTGGGCACCGGCATTCTCCTGACAGCGTTTCTGAAAGTTATACAGTTCAGGCGCTTGGGCTGGTCCATCAGATTCACCCTCTTCGAGGGCAGGAAGAAGACTGGTGAGGGTGACATCACCCCGTTCCAGGCGCTGATGGCAACTATCTCAGGAACCGTCGGTATTGGAAACATAGCCGGTGTCGCAACGGCAATCCATTTCGGTGGCCCCGGAGCCCTGTTCTGGATGTGGGTAACGGCACTCGTGGGAATGGCCACGAGGTACTCTGAGGGACTCCTCGGAGTTGCCTTCAGGGACACCCTTCCAGACGGAACCATGATAGGAGGAACCTTCAACTTCCTCGAAAAGGGCTTCGCCATGGAGAACATACCCAAGACAGGTAAATACATAGCGGCGATCTTCACCCTGCTCTTCGCGGTCTTCGTAGGCTACGACGCCACCAAGCTGGCAGGGGCGACGCAGATAGGCGCGATAATAGTCGCGGTGCTCTTCGGTATCCTCGGCCTCTTCCTGCTCAAGGACGACGCCTACCCAACGCTCGGAAAGGTGCTGGCGATACTGTTTGCGCTCTTTGCATCCATAGCGGCCTTCGGAATAGGCAACATGACCCAGTCGAACTCCGTTGCCGATGCTATGAAAACCGCCTTCAACATCCCGATGTGGGCCACCGGATTGATCCTGGCAGTTCTTACCTTCATAGTCATCATAGGCGGTATCAAGAGGATCGGTGAAGTCGCGGAGATGCTGGTTCCGTTCATGGCAATAGTGTACTTCCTCTTTGCCATAGGCGTCTGGATAAAGTTCGCAGGAAAACTGCCGGCTGCATTTGCGACTATATTCGAGGATGCATTCACCGGAAAGGCCGTCGCCGGCGGTGCTATCGGTCAGGTGATTCTCTGGGGTGTCAAGAGGGGACTGTTCTCCAACGAGGCCGGTCTCGGTACGGCGACCCTCGCCCACGCCGCAGCTAAGACCGACCACCCGTCAAGACAGGCCCACGTTGCCATGCTCGGTCCGTTCATAGACACCCTGATCATCTGTACCCTCACCGGTGTCTCGATAGTGGTCACGGAGGCTTATCTCAACCCGGAGCTCAACGGCGCACCGCTCACCCAGGCGGCCTTCGCAGCAGCGTTCGGACACGCGGGAGAGATAATGGTCGCCATAGGCATAGTCCTCTTCGCCTACTCGACGATACTCGCGTGGTCGTTCTACGGCAGGCAGAACGTCATGTACCTCGCCAAGTGGCTCGAGCAGGACCCCGAGAAGTTCGCCAAGCTCTATCCAAAGCTGCACCTCATCTACAACCTGCTCTTCGTCATCTTCATCTACGTGGGCTCAGTGACCAAGCTGGAAACCGTCTGGAACTTCTCGGACATGATGAACGGACTGATGGCGATACCGAACCTCATAGGCCTGCTGGTGCTCTCGTGGTACGTCAAGAAGAAGACGGACGAGTTCATCTCCGCCAACCCGTGA